The following are encoded in a window of Ruminiclostridium herbifermentans genomic DNA:
- a CDS encoding MBL fold metallo-hydrolase RNA specificity domain-containing protein: MNITFLGAAETVTGSCYLVETKETKFLIDCGMFQGSKNEAILNNEPFSFNPEELDFMLLSHAHIDHSGRIPKLYKDGFKGTIYATKATVELCGIMLPDSGHIQEIENEWTNRKRQRAGKSSVKPIYTVKEATECLALFRGVQYGEVLRINDDIRVRFNDAGHILGSAIIEIWINENGNDTKIVFSGDLGNKDMPILKDPTLISDADYLVVESTYGDRLHTHSKGPERIEEFINIITETVAAGGNVVIPSFAVGRTQEIIYELNKYMDVYSDKVNKILDLPVFVDSPLATSATEIFRNNLDCFDEEAKEYIANGDNPLDFPTLKFTQSPEESRKLNERNDSIIIISASGMCDAGRIKHHLKHNLWRKNSTILFVGYQAEGSLGRRIIDGTPKVKIFGEEISVNARIEVIDGFSGHADKKGLLDWIGSFAHKPKRIFIVHGEKETMPVFAQTITEKYGIKCIIPSRGDSFVVSRDNVYENVPSAEMLHRFKRLTVVNMLENLKEEFNELTLILKNDLKQEKSDVEIDEVAAKLKLIEKAFVEALK; the protein is encoded by the coding sequence ATGAATATTACTTTTTTAGGAGCAGCAGAAACGGTAACAGGCTCATGCTATTTAGTTGAAACAAAGGAAACAAAATTTTTGATTGATTGCGGTATGTTTCAGGGAAGTAAAAATGAAGCTATACTAAACAATGAACCATTCTCATTTAATCCAGAAGAATTAGATTTTATGCTATTATCACATGCGCATATTGATCATAGTGGCAGAATTCCAAAACTTTATAAGGACGGTTTCAAGGGCACTATATATGCCACAAAAGCAACTGTTGAGCTTTGTGGGATAATGCTTCCTGACAGTGGACACATTCAAGAGATAGAAAATGAATGGACAAACAGAAAGAGACAAAGAGCTGGAAAATCTTCTGTTAAGCCCATTTATACAGTAAAAGAAGCTACAGAATGTCTAGCACTATTTAGAGGTGTACAATACGGTGAAGTTTTAAGAATCAATGATGATATTCGAGTAAGATTTAATGATGCAGGGCATATACTTGGTTCAGCAATTATAGAAATCTGGATAAATGAAAATGGAAATGATACTAAGATTGTATTTAGTGGTGATTTAGGAAATAAAGATATGCCTATTCTTAAAGATCCTACTTTGATTAGCGATGCAGACTATTTGGTGGTTGAGTCCACTTATGGTGATAGACTTCACACTCATAGTAAAGGGCCTGAAAGAATAGAAGAGTTTATAAATATAATAACAGAAACAGTTGCAGCTGGAGGGAATGTGGTAATACCTTCTTTTGCAGTAGGCAGGACTCAGGAAATCATATATGAATTAAATAAGTACATGGATGTTTACAGTGACAAGGTTAATAAAATATTAGATTTGCCGGTTTTTGTTGATAGTCCTCTAGCTACTTCTGCAACAGAGATATTTAGAAATAATCTTGATTGTTTTGATGAAGAAGCAAAAGAGTACATAGCTAATGGAGATAATCCTTTGGATTTTCCCACACTTAAATTTACACAGTCTCCTGAGGAATCTAGGAAGCTTAACGAAAGAAATGACAGTATAATTATTATTTCAGCAAGTGGAATGTGTGATGCAGGTAGAATAAAGCATCATTTAAAGCACAATCTTTGGAGAAAGAACAGTACTATTTTATTTGTTGGTTATCAAGCAGAAGGTTCACTTGGAAGAAGAATTATAGACGGTACTCCAAAGGTTAAAATATTTGGAGAAGAAATATCCGTAAATGCCAGGATTGAAGTAATAGATGGGTTCTCTGGACATGCTGATAAAAAAGGTCTGCTTGATTGGATCGGAAGCTTTGCACATAAGCCTAAAAGAATCTTTATTGTACATGGTGAAAAGGAAACGATGCCAGTATTTGCACAAACTATTACTGAAAAGTATGGCATTAAGTGTATAATCCCTTCTAGGGGCGATAGCTTTGTTGTAAGTCGTGATAATGTTTATGAGAATGTTCCTAGTGCAGAAATGCTGCATAGATTCAAAAGACTTACGGTTGTTAATATGCTTGAGAATTTAAAAGAAGAGTTCAACGAACTTA